A stretch of Natator depressus isolate rNatDep1 chromosome 2, rNatDep2.hap1, whole genome shotgun sequence DNA encodes these proteins:
- the LOC141981486 gene encoding nuclear transport factor 2-like isoform X1 codes for MRSAPARRYRFRSCRGVFAQQRRYRRAQFPFSLGGRRWALGLQLKPCPGAPPSGSPAPPQVPRAQGTPERGAQVAAADRLRQRARMAERPMWEQVGTSFVHLYYQRFDTSRVELSALYTDASCLSWEGQQFQGKTAIMEKLMSLPFQKIQHSITSQDHQPAPDNCILSMVVGQLKVDNDPVMGFHQLFVLKNISDNWVCTNDIFRLALYNFA; via the exons ATGAGATCAGCGCCCGCGCGGCGGTATCGGTTTCGCTCCTGCCGCGGGGTGTTCGCCCAGCAGCGGCGCTACAGGCGGGCGCAGTTTCCCTTCTCACTGGGTGGCCGCCGCTGGGCACTTGGATTACAGCTCAAACCCTGCCCCGGGGCGCCACCTAGCGGCTCGCCAGCCCCGCCCCAAGTACCACGTGCGCAGGGGACGCCTGAGCGGGGCGCGCAGGTAGCGGCGGCCG ACAGACTTAGACAAAGAGCAAGAATGGCAGAGAGACCTATGTGGGAGCAAGTTGGAACAAGTTTTGTGCATCTCTATTACCAGCGTTTTGATACCAGTAGAGTAGAGCTAAGTGCTCTCTAT ACAGATGCTTCTTGCTTGTCCTGGGAAGGACAGCAATTCCAAGGAAAAACAGCCATCATGGAAAAGCTGATG AGCCTTCCATTCCAAAAAATCCAACACAGCATAACATCTCAAGATCACCAACCAGCGCCTGATAACTGTATACTTAGTATGGTGGTTGGTCAGCTGAAG gtgGATAATGACCCAGTGATGGGATTCCACCAGCTGTTTGTTCTCAAGAATATTAGTGATAATTGGGTTTGCACCAATGATATATTTAGACTGGCCCTGTACAACTTTGCTTGA
- the LOC141981486 gene encoding nuclear transport factor 2-like isoform X2, translating to MAERPMWEQVGTSFVHLYYQRFDTSRVELSALYTDASCLSWEGQQFQGKTAIMEKLMSLPFQKIQHSITSQDHQPAPDNCILSMVVGQLKVDNDPVMGFHQLFVLKNISDNWVCTNDIFRLALYNFA from the exons ATGGCAGAGAGACCTATGTGGGAGCAAGTTGGAACAAGTTTTGTGCATCTCTATTACCAGCGTTTTGATACCAGTAGAGTAGAGCTAAGTGCTCTCTAT ACAGATGCTTCTTGCTTGTCCTGGGAAGGACAGCAATTCCAAGGAAAAACAGCCATCATGGAAAAGCTGATG AGCCTTCCATTCCAAAAAATCCAACACAGCATAACATCTCAAGATCACCAACCAGCGCCTGATAACTGTATACTTAGTATGGTGGTTGGTCAGCTGAAG gtgGATAATGACCCAGTGATGGGATTCCACCAGCTGTTTGTTCTCAAGAATATTAGTGATAATTGGGTTTGCACCAATGATATATTTAGACTGGCCCTGTACAACTTTGCTTGA